The Impatiens glandulifera chromosome 3, dImpGla2.1, whole genome shotgun sequence genome contains a region encoding:
- the LOC124930143 gene encoding myosin heavy chain, clone 203-like, which translates to MCGQRELPHYTAPRIDTSPTHGPTPPRANPATDDTDVRMDSPLTGQSPHKQPEVSEPGVTKEWVQSLFQEFEDSTVNPLEERMQRIVCSALKFANTTRQLLSRTEDRFSEIEDDQQEEAVLRSKHLRRTVILEDTTSEIKENFERFQRETDQRFTEVTEDLVDTTLGRVSELEKKNEGLEAELKALTAQVAELLNAKINADDAVVEANTRAAQEVQDALDNEARKAKDPPQLTEEEEVERIRRAEAKFPGFAKTVAAQAAKDAERLERERRRLEGFAADNKKKKAASSVSVPTKRKRESSKKIQMADLLNEVTDTVIESIPQQATQVEEEDEVHLQRRSTRQRVTESASRPQPVKKKRNKKLMTSYDFSDSE; encoded by the coding sequence ATGTGCGGACAAAGGGAACTACCGCACTATACAGCTCCCCGGATCGATACGAGTCCAACTCACGGTCCGACACCTCCAAGGGCGAATCCGGCAACAGATGACACCGATGTAAGGATGGACTCTCCTCTCACCGGGCAGTCTCCACATAaacaaccggaagtctccgaaCCGGGCGTCACAAAAGAATGGGTCCAGAGTCTCTTTCAAGAATTTGAAGACTCGACGGTTAACCCACTAGAAGAAAGGATGCAGAGAATCGTTTgctcggcactcaagttcgccAACACTACAAGGCAACTTTTGTCAAGAACAGAAGACCGGTTCTCAGAAATCGAAGATGATCAACAGGAAGAAGCGGTTCTGCGCAGCAAACACCTTAGGCGAACCGTGATTTTGGAAGATACGACCTCCGAGATAAAAGAGAACTTCGAACGGTTTCAAAGAGAGACTGATCAACGATTCACGGAGGTTACTGAGGACCTGGTCGACACAACACTTGGACGGGTCTCCGAACTTGAGAAGAAGAATGAGGGTCTCGAGGCCGAGCTCAAGGCGCTCACCGCACAAGTTGCCGAACTACTCAATGCTAAAATAAATGCGGATGACGCGGTTGTAGAGGCAAATACTCGAGCGGCTCAAgaagtccaggatgcgctggacaaCGAAGCAAGAAAAGCGAAGGATCCACCGCAActtaccgaagaggaagaagTCGAGCGAATTCGAAGAGCAGAGGCTAAGTTCCCGGGATTTGCAAAGACGgtagccgctcaagctgcgaaggatgcTGAGCGATTAGAAAGGGAAAGACGGAGGCTAGAAGGCTTTGCAGCcgataacaaaaagaaaaaggcgGCCTCTTCTGTTTCAGTTCCGACAAAGCGAAAGAGGGAATCTTCAAAGAAAATTCAAATGGCCGACCTGCTGAATGAGGTCACTGATACGGTCATTGAGAGTATACCGCAGCAGGCTACTCAAGtcgaagaagaggatgaagTGCATCTACAGCGGCGGTCCACAAGACAACGAGTCACTGAATCGGCCAGTCGACCGCAACCGGTGAAGAAAAAGCGGAACAAGAAGTTGATGACTAGCTacgacttctcggactcggaatag